One genomic region from uncultured Cohaesibacter sp. encodes:
- a CDS encoding Hpt domain-containing protein, whose amino-acid sequence MGEDKQNCCLDLDHLARQTMGDEGLQKQVLSIFVDHMAETMPRLISESEEVRQIAHSIKGSARGIGAWSVATAAEAVERASGDRSTEILSLKGAVDRTMLEIVALLERDG is encoded by the coding sequence GTGGGCGAGGATAAACAAAATTGCTGCCTCGATCTGGACCATCTGGCCAGACAGACTATGGGGGATGAGGGGTTGCAGAAGCAGGTTTTATCCATTTTTGTGGATCATATGGCCGAGACGATGCCTCGCTTGATTTCTGAATCTGAAGAGGTGAGACAGATCGCCCATAGCATCAAGGGATCGGCGCGTGGGATCGGCGCCTGGAGCGTTGCTACTGCGGCAGAAGCTGTCGAGAGGGCATCCGGCGATCGGTCTACAGAAATCCTGTCTCTAAAAGGGGCTGTTGACAGAACGATGCTGGAGATTGTCGCCTTGCTGGAGCGGGACGGCTGA
- a CDS encoding YcjX family protein, with protein sequence MKVLEELRIATANLADFASDMTEPSVRLGVTGLARAGKTIFISSSLHNIIHRGRLPRFEAHATGRIGTAEITPQPDSLTPRFRYEDHVADLTDKRIWPSSTSRTSQVRLSLRYQSRDTLKRTLRSDRLALDIVDYPGEWLLDLTLMDHSFQSWSKRSFQQARQPLYKPYSQAWLTYAKSIQSKIDANEQGDEPVLETIARETANNFTAYLLKAKKARGAYALLTPGRFLMPGDLQDSPALTFAPLPEALYSKDRKSLWAIMERRFEAYKTSIVQPFYRDHFARLDRQIVLIDLLAALNEGPDTLAELEDTITEILRAFRPGSHFWLRNLVSRRIDKILFAATKADHLHHTSHDRLERILSRLVERAAKRVEASGADYETMAIAAVRATREATLTVEGDELPSLIGIPMQGESLGEDEFDGETEFALFPGDLPKNPESVFKRVESVSHPTYTPKVDSTLEDKTDQVESLSQQPEHFEDPLCFVRFRPPELDKDAEGVARSLPHIRLDRALDYLLGDILK encoded by the coding sequence ATGAAAGTCCTTGAAGAGCTTCGCATCGCAACGGCCAATCTAGCCGACTTCGCGAGCGACATGACAGAGCCATCGGTTCGCCTCGGTGTGACGGGTCTTGCCCGAGCTGGCAAGACCATCTTCATATCCTCCAGCCTGCACAATATCATCCATCGCGGACGCCTGCCCCGCTTCGAGGCCCACGCCACAGGGCGCATTGGTACTGCCGAAATCACGCCCCAACCAGACAGCCTGACTCCGCGTTTTCGCTATGAGGATCATGTCGCGGATTTGACCGACAAACGCATCTGGCCCTCCTCCACCAGCCGCACCAGTCAGGTGCGCCTGTCCCTACGCTACCAGTCTCGCGACACCCTCAAACGCACCTTGCGATCTGATCGCCTCGCCCTTGACATCGTCGATTATCCGGGTGAGTGGCTGCTCGATCTGACCCTGATGGATCACAGCTTTCAAAGCTGGTCAAAGCGCTCTTTCCAGCAGGCTCGACAACCGCTCTACAAGCCCTATTCCCAAGCCTGGCTAACCTATGCCAAAAGCATCCAAAGCAAGATTGATGCAAATGAACAGGGCGACGAACCGGTACTGGAAACCATCGCCCGCGAAACAGCCAACAACTTTACCGCGTATCTTCTGAAAGCCAAAAAGGCGCGGGGGGCCTATGCTCTTCTCACGCCGGGGCGTTTTCTCATGCCCGGCGATTTGCAGGACAGTCCGGCCCTCACATTCGCCCCCTTGCCCGAAGCGCTCTATAGCAAGGATCGCAAGAGCCTGTGGGCAATCATGGAGCGCCGCTTCGAGGCCTACAAGACCTCCATCGTCCAGCCCTTCTATCGTGATCACTTCGCCCGCCTCGACCGGCAGATCGTTCTGATCGACCTGCTTGCAGCTCTTAACGAAGGCCCCGACACGCTGGCCGAGCTGGAAGATACAATCACAGAAATTCTGCGAGCCTTCCGTCCCGGCTCGCATTTCTGGCTGCGCAATCTCGTCTCCCGCCGCATCGACAAAATCCTCTTTGCAGCAACCAAGGCAGACCACTTGCACCATACCTCGCATGACCGGCTGGAACGCATCCTCAGCCGCCTTGTTGAGCGCGCAGCCAAGCGGGTAGAAGCCTCCGGCGCAGACTATGAGACCATGGCCATTGCCGCAGTCAGAGCAACGCGGGAAGCCACCCTCACCGTTGAGGGAGACGAATTGCCCTCTCTTATCGGCATTCCGATGCAAGGTGAATCTCTGGGTGAGGATGAATTTGATGGAGAAACAGAATTCGCCTTATTTCCCGGAGACTTACCTAAGAATCCTGAATCAGTTTTCAAACGAGTTGAATCAGTTTCTCACCCCACTTACACCCCGAAAGTGGATTCAACACTTGAAGACAAAACCGACCAAGTTGAATCACTTTCTCAACAGCCAGAGCATTTTGAAGACCCGCTCTGTTTTGTCCGCTTCAGGCCACCAGAGCTCGACAAGGATGCCGAGGGTGTCGCTCGCTCGCTTCCCCATATTCGCCTCGACAGGGCCCTCGACTATTTGCTGGGAGATATTCTGAAATGA
- the flgK gene encoding flagellar hook-associated protein FlgK: protein MALTQALSVASSGLKATSRDLEIVSSNITNANTPGYTRKISSRQDMVLNGQVTSVIQTDAQRTLDLVAQKQFWSETGATSYSQTINDYLSQVDAMFGQPGDGNSLDSLVNAFATSLQALEASPDDATTRLEVLNNASVMTRALNDASETLQALRQDAEFAIESAVQDTNEILKNIEKLDLQIQEIALSSGESAVGLMDQRDAYVSQLAELMPVRVTQRENDSIQISTTSGMTLYDVSASQFEFSAYGTVGPYTEWDSTSTENQLGTVYLKTNNSDLHDVTLSGGFGGSKIGALLELRDDILVEAQDQLDSLADGLADAFGKFDVEGTAVTSGAQEGFDLDLTDLQSGNEFTFTYQDVGTGETNTVTFVRVDSSSSLPLDDDVTARDDDTVVGIDFSGGMASVVTQVQTALGGAFSVSNPSGDTLQILDDGAANTVSIDSFDAEVTATGLQQTAGALPLFVDGGEGPGLYTGSVDGMVQQTGFSGRITVNEALFDDPTLLVQHSASTGIGDQTRPAALYSALTENELAFTYQQGGAPVSMTVDEFARQVISFQSQQAATAQTRHEGQEIVMNNVMSRLEQSSSVDVDEELARLLELQTAYSANARVMTAVKDMMDALMRI from the coding sequence ATGGCGTTGACACAAGCATTATCGGTCGCATCATCCGGGTTGAAGGCCACAAGCCGAGACCTTGAGATCGTTTCGTCCAATATTACCAATGCCAACACCCCCGGTTACACCAGAAAGATTTCCAGCCGTCAGGACATGGTCCTGAATGGACAGGTGACCAGTGTCATTCAAACCGACGCTCAGCGCACTCTCGATTTGGTAGCGCAAAAGCAGTTCTGGAGTGAAACAGGTGCAACAAGCTATTCCCAGACCATCAATGACTATCTCTCGCAGGTTGATGCCATGTTCGGTCAACCTGGTGATGGCAATTCTCTGGACTCGCTGGTCAACGCCTTTGCCACATCGCTTCAGGCATTGGAGGCCAGCCCTGATGATGCTACGACCCGGCTCGAGGTTCTCAATAATGCATCCGTGATGACGCGCGCGTTAAATGATGCGTCAGAAACATTGCAGGCGCTGCGTCAGGATGCTGAATTCGCAATCGAGTCGGCGGTTCAGGACACAAACGAAATTCTGAAGAATATCGAGAAGCTGGATCTCCAGATTCAGGAGATTGCGCTCTCCTCGGGCGAGTCGGCTGTCGGTCTGATGGATCAGCGCGACGCCTATGTTTCGCAACTGGCTGAATTGATGCCGGTGCGGGTGACGCAACGCGAGAATGACTCGATCCAGATTTCCACGACCAGCGGTATGACACTCTATGATGTGTCCGCATCTCAATTCGAATTTTCCGCTTATGGCACAGTTGGTCCTTATACTGAGTGGGATTCCACCTCAACTGAGAATCAGCTGGGTACGGTATATCTGAAAACCAACAACAGTGATCTGCATGACGTCACCCTGTCCGGTGGATTTGGCGGCAGCAAGATCGGGGCGCTGCTGGAACTGCGCGACGATATTCTCGTGGAAGCTCAGGACCAGCTCGACAGTCTGGCTGACGGTCTGGCTGATGCCTTCGGAAAGTTCGACGTTGAAGGCACTGCGGTCACTTCAGGTGCGCAGGAGGGGTTTGATCTTGATTTGACCGATTTGCAGTCGGGCAACGAGTTCACCTTTACCTATCAGGATGTTGGTACGGGGGAGACCAATACGGTCACCTTCGTGCGTGTTGACTCATCTTCCTCCTTGCCTCTGGATGATGACGTGACGGCGCGTGACGATGATACCGTTGTGGGAATCGATTTTTCCGGAGGCATGGCAAGCGTTGTCACGCAGGTGCAAACGGCGCTCGGTGGCGCTTTCAGTGTGAGCAATCCGTCTGGCGACACATTGCAGATACTGGATGATGGTGCCGCTAATACGGTGTCCATTGACTCGTTCGATGCTGAGGTAACCGCTACCGGCCTTCAGCAGACCGCTGGAGCCTTGCCGCTGTTCGTTGATGGAGGCGAGGGGCCTGGCCTTTATACCGGCAGCGTGGACGGTATGGTGCAACAGACCGGCTTTTCTGGGCGTATAACGGTCAATGAAGCGCTCTTCGACGATCCTACCTTGCTGGTGCAGCATAGTGCCAGCACTGGGATCGGTGATCAGACCCGCCCGGCGGCGCTTTATAGCGCGCTGACAGAAAATGAGCTGGCGTTTACCTACCAGCAGGGCGGAGCGCCAGTATCCATGACGGTGGACGAATTTGCCCGCCAGGTTATCTCCTTCCAGTCCCAGCAGGCCGCTACTGCCCAAACGCGGCATGAAGGGCAGGAGATCGTCATGAATAATGTGATGTCGCGCCTAGAGCAGTCCTCCAGTGTTGATGTGGATGAAGAACTGGCGCGCCTGTTGGAGCTGCAAACGGCCTATTCGGCCAATGCGCGCGTCATGACTGCCGTTAAAGACATGATGGATGCCCTTATGCGGATTTAG
- a CDS encoding MFS transporter, with protein sequence MKASAVSARSWRTPFVLLMLMAAANQLGFASWNNLLNNFAINEVGFTGREIGIAQSIREIPGFLAFTAIFVLLIMREQTMAFLALAFLGVGVAMTGFLPTIYGLYFSTIIMSIGFHYYETANQSLSLQWLPKDKAPAMMGRILAVAATAQLVAYGVIFITWKTMHLSYQTVFLIGGSMTIIMIAVLWFLFPQFEAPNPQRKKLVLRQRYWLYYALTFMGGARRQIFTVFAGFMMVEKFGYRVDEIAALFFINCLFNMIFAPQIGKFIGHFGERRMMGIEYVGLFIIFTSYAFVSSPWMAAALYVADNAFFAMAIAMKTYFQKIADPADIAPTAGVAFTINHIAAIVIPASFGLIWLINPAAVFLLGSCMAIISFILSRFVPRHPEEGHEWVGKAPSVPQPAAE encoded by the coding sequence ATGAAAGCTTCCGCCGTTTCCGCCCGTTCCTGGCGCACCCCGTTCGTTTTGCTCATGCTTATGGCGGCCGCAAACCAGCTCGGCTTTGCCAGCTGGAACAATCTGCTCAACAATTTCGCGATCAATGAGGTCGGCTTTACCGGACGGGAAATCGGCATCGCCCAGTCCATTCGCGAGATCCCCGGCTTTCTGGCCTTCACCGCCATCTTCGTGTTGCTGATCATGCGCGAGCAGACCATGGCCTTTCTGGCACTGGCCTTTCTCGGTGTGGGCGTCGCCATGACGGGATTTTTGCCAACCATCTATGGCCTTTATTTCTCGACCATCATCATGTCCATCGGCTTCCACTATTATGAAACGGCGAACCAGTCCCTTTCGCTGCAGTGGTTGCCCAAAGACAAGGCTCCCGCCATGATGGGACGCATCCTGGCGGTCGCAGCGACTGCACAGTTGGTGGCCTATGGTGTGATCTTCATCACCTGGAAGACGATGCATCTGTCTTACCAGACCGTCTTTCTGATTGGCGGCTCGATGACGATCATCATGATTGCCGTTCTCTGGTTCCTCTTCCCGCAATTTGAAGCCCCGAATCCGCAGCGCAAGAAGCTGGTCCTGCGCCAGCGCTACTGGCTCTATTATGCCCTCACCTTCATGGGAGGCGCCCGCCGTCAGATCTTTACAGTCTTTGCAGGCTTCATGATGGTGGAGAAGTTCGGCTATCGCGTGGATGAGATTGCAGCGCTGTTCTTCATCAACTGCCTCTTCAACATGATCTTTGCGCCACAGATCGGCAAGTTCATCGGACACTTTGGCGAGCGGCGCATGATGGGCATCGAGTATGTCGGCCTGTTCATCATCTTCACCTCTTATGCCTTCGTTTCCAGCCCATGGATGGCAGCCGCCCTCTATGTCGCAGACAATGCCTTCTTTGCCATGGCAATTGCGATGAAGACCTATTTCCAGAAGATTGCCGACCCGGCAGACATCGCCCCCACGGCAGGTGTGGCCTTTACCATCAACCATATCGCAGCCATCGTCATTCCAGCGTCCTTTGGGCTTATCTGGCTGATCAATCCAGCAGCCGTTTTTCTGCTCGGCTCCTGCATGGCAATCATTTCCTTCATCCTTTCCCGCTTCGTGCCAAGACATCCGGAAGAAGGGCATGAGTGGGTCGGCAAGGCTCCTTCTGTTCCACAGCCGGCGGCCGAATAA
- a CDS encoding flagellar hook-basal body complex protein, which translates to MSLYSALTTSVAGLGAQSTAMQNISGNIANTSTNGFKRVDTAFVDLVSNYNANSSKQTSGSVLASSRQTNTVAGSVDASQTATHMSISGDGYFVVYEKIGEIDSQPIFDGTPLYTRRGDFTQDEDGYFVNEAGYYLAVIELDDATGNPVSSVPEPTTFEEGFMAAEATTTLTYNGNLPSIPTTTDPSGYLMTGGVGYTVDPTTAGGGVVQAQDEVQFLSQTISGGAITAYVANGENASVQLRWAKISEGDASAVPATEDTWNLFYKSDSSATGTATKWTNVGQDYTFDAAGTMTSPLANVTVSAMTIDGVDLGDIILDHGGNGDGITAYATTTGIANMNLSQDGAAAGEQTSISIDDAGYVVANYSNGKSSNMAEVILASFDGDNYLARAGGGAFRATDDSGLAILGATGSIRGSSLESSNVDIADEFSKMIISQQAYSANTRVLSTARDMLTEVMQIIR; encoded by the coding sequence ATGAGTCTTTATTCAGCGCTTACAACTTCGGTCGCCGGTTTGGGTGCGCAGTCTACTGCAATGCAGAATATTTCTGGCAACATCGCCAACACATCGACCAATGGCTTCAAGCGCGTTGATACGGCGTTTGTCGATCTGGTTAGCAACTATAATGCCAACAGCAGCAAGCAGACATCCGGGTCGGTGCTCGCCAGTTCGCGCCAGACCAATACGGTGGCGGGCTCTGTTGATGCGTCGCAGACTGCAACACATATGTCGATTAGTGGGGATGGCTATTTTGTTGTTTATGAGAAAATTGGCGAGATTGACAGTCAGCCGATTTTTGATGGAACACCGCTCTATACCCGCCGCGGTGACTTTACGCAGGATGAGGATGGGTATTTCGTCAATGAAGCTGGGTATTATCTGGCTGTTATCGAGCTGGATGATGCGACCGGTAATCCGGTGAGCTCTGTTCCTGAGCCAACGACCTTTGAAGAAGGATTTATGGCTGCCGAAGCAACCACCACGCTAACCTACAATGGCAACCTGCCCTCCATTCCGACCACTACAGATCCATCTGGCTATTTAATGACGGGTGGTGTGGGCTATACGGTTGATCCAACCACGGCTGGTGGTGGTGTGGTTCAGGCTCAGGATGAGGTTCAGTTTCTTAGCCAGACCATTTCTGGAGGGGCGATTACGGCCTATGTTGCCAATGGTGAGAATGCCAGCGTTCAGCTTCGTTGGGCCAAGATTTCAGAAGGGGACGCATCCGCTGTTCCAGCGACCGAAGATACCTGGAACCTGTTCTATAAATCTGACTCTAGCGCAACAGGCACAGCAACGAAATGGACCAATGTCGGGCAGGACTACACGTTCGATGCTGCAGGTACGATGACTTCTCCTCTGGCCAACGTGACCGTGTCTGCAATGACCATTGATGGGGTTGATCTTGGCGATATCATTCTCGATCACGGCGGGAATGGGGATGGCATCACGGCTTATGCAACGACCACTGGTATTGCCAACATGAATCTGTCACAGGATGGAGCTGCTGCCGGTGAACAGACCAGCATTTCCATCGATGATGCCGGTTATGTCGTGGCCAACTATTCAAACGGCAAATCCAGCAATATGGCCGAGGTCATTCTGGCTTCCTTTGATGGTGATAATTATCTGGCGCGTGCCGGTGGTGGCGCCTTCCGGGCGACGGATGATTCCGGTTTGGCTATTCTTGGAGCGACGGGGTCCATTCGCGGATCTTCTCTGGAGTCATCCAACGTTGATATCGCGGATGAATTCTCCAAGATGATCATTTCGCAGCAGGCCTATTCTGCCAACACTCGTGTTTTGTCTACGGCACGGGACATGCTGACAGAAGTCATGCAGATCATTCGGTAG
- a CDS encoding class I SAM-dependent methyltransferase, which produces MTDCCTSKSKGAGSLLGGFMPVGVHLVCGLPVVTRQRAKVVPMAQGDVVEIGFGSGLNLPHYDRSAVRSLIGVNPDDGLPLLGEKAIAKQDLPAELLVESAEAMSLSSASADTVVVTYSLCSIPNVMAALGEAHRILRPHGRLLFCEHGRSPKAHVARLQDRFNAPWRWMAAGCHLNRDTGTLIQQAGFEMERYDIYDLGLGTRILGTHHVGVARKR; this is translated from the coding sequence GTGACAGACTGTTGCACCAGCAAAAGCAAAGGGGCGGGGTCTCTTCTGGGCGGCTTTATGCCGGTTGGCGTGCATCTTGTGTGCGGGTTGCCGGTGGTCACGCGTCAGCGCGCCAAGGTGGTTCCGATGGCGCAAGGGGATGTGGTGGAAATCGGCTTTGGCTCCGGTTTGAACTTACCCCACTATGACCGCAGCGCCGTGCGCAGCCTGATTGGTGTCAATCCCGATGACGGTCTGCCTCTTTTGGGAGAGAAGGCCATAGCCAAACAGGATTTGCCCGCCGAGTTGCTGGTGGAGAGCGCAGAGGCGATGTCTTTGTCGTCTGCTTCGGCGGACACTGTGGTTGTCACCTACAGTCTGTGCTCCATACCAAACGTGATGGCGGCTCTGGGTGAAGCGCATCGCATTTTACGTCCGCATGGACGTCTTCTCTTCTGCGAACATGGTCGTTCACCCAAGGCTCATGTGGCGCGTCTCCAGGACCGGTTCAATGCGCCTTGGCGCTGGATGGCGGCTGGTTGTCATCTTAACCGGGACACGGGGACGCTCATTCAGCAGGCAGGCTTTGAAATGGAGCGTTACGACATCTATGACCTGGGGTTGGGCACCCGCATTCTGGGAACCCACCATGTCGGTGTGGCGCGTAAGCGCTGA
- a CDS encoding 2Fe-2S iron-sulfur cluster-binding protein, which produces MPKITYITFDDTQYDVEAKEGATVMEAAIKNGVPGIEAECGGACSCATCHVYVDEAWAEKTGAPGAMEEDMLDFAQDADERSRLSCQIKVTDELDGLVVRIPESQA; this is translated from the coding sequence ATGCCGAAGATTACTTATATCACATTTGATGATACACAATATGACGTAGAGGCCAAGGAAGGCGCGACCGTGATGGAAGCGGCCATAAAGAATGGCGTTCCCGGAATTGAAGCCGAGTGTGGCGGCGCTTGTTCTTGCGCGACCTGTCATGTTTATGTCGATGAGGCATGGGCCGAGAAGACCGGTGCGCCGGGGGCCATGGAAGAGGATATGCTGGATTTTGCCCAGGATGCCGATGAGCGGAGCCGCCTTTCCTGTCAGATCAAGGTCACTGACGAATTGGATGGGCTCGTGGTGCGCATCCCCGAGTCTCAAGCCTGA
- a CDS encoding TIGR01620 family protein, whose protein sequence is MTKDNNAGSDQPSPRKRAPRAVKLDRGAYGEDIARPSPDTAATLSMTSDFTPDSEDYFYKVNETSETRYKPVRKRGWSLSAFFWSAFSGIVTLAIGLWLDSLIRDLFARWDYLGWAGLALVAIAILSLLFFVARELLALRRLSHLDHLRAKVENIYQEGDRKDAQQIAHNLLDLYKEQPSLFRARQTLKQDLPHLFDREDILAQTEQILMPPIDRLVTHRVHQAAKRVAVVTALSPRALFDIVVVLVETIRMVRFIAESYGNRPGFVAMLRLTGHIASHLAVTGGMAAGESLLQQIVGHGLAARLSAKLGEGLLNGILTARIGLTTIALCRPMPFITEPQPQLGAVIKTLRATSEEMEKEEEEELSGKTKGSKR, encoded by the coding sequence ATGACCAAGGACAACAACGCAGGAAGTGATCAGCCCAGCCCACGCAAGCGCGCGCCCAGAGCCGTCAAGCTGGACAGAGGAGCCTATGGCGAAGATATCGCACGCCCCTCGCCAGACACTGCCGCCACCCTGTCGATGACATCGGACTTCACGCCAGACAGTGAGGACTATTTCTACAAAGTGAATGAGACAAGCGAAACCCGATACAAGCCCGTACGCAAACGCGGATGGTCTCTCTCCGCCTTTTTCTGGAGTGCCTTTTCCGGCATCGTGACGCTGGCCATCGGGCTCTGGCTCGACAGCCTGATCCGCGATCTTTTCGCCCGCTGGGATTATCTTGGCTGGGCAGGACTGGCGCTTGTTGCCATCGCGATTTTGTCTCTTCTCTTCTTCGTTGCACGAGAGCTGCTGGCCCTGCGGCGCCTCTCTCATCTGGACCATCTACGCGCCAAGGTTGAGAATATTTATCAAGAAGGCGACCGCAAAGACGCACAACAGATCGCCCATAATCTGCTCGATCTTTACAAGGAACAGCCGTCTTTATTCCGCGCCCGCCAGACCCTCAAACAGGACCTGCCACACCTCTTTGATCGGGAAGATATTCTCGCCCAGACAGAGCAGATTCTGATGCCTCCGATTGACCGTCTGGTGACCCATCGCGTCCATCAGGCGGCCAAGCGCGTAGCTGTGGTCACAGCCCTCAGCCCCCGCGCCCTGTTCGATATCGTGGTGGTGCTGGTCGAGACCATCCGCATGGTCCGCTTCATTGCCGAGAGCTATGGCAACCGCCCCGGCTTCGTCGCCATGCTGCGCCTTACCGGACACATCGCCAGTCACCTTGCGGTAACGGGAGGCATGGCCGCAGGCGAAAGCCTGCTCCAGCAGATTGTCGGCCACGGCCTTGCCGCCCGCCTCTCTGCCAAGCTCGGCGAGGGTCTGCTCAATGGCATCCTGACCGCACGCATTGGCCTGACCACCATCGCTCTTTGTCGCCCCATGCCCTTCATCACTGAACCGCAGCCGCAGCTAGGGGCTGTCATCAAAACCCTCAGGGCCACATCCGAAGAGATGGAGAAGGAAGAAGAAGAGGAACTGAGCGGCAAGACCAAAGGCAGCAAACGCTAG
- the flaF gene encoding flagellar biosynthesis regulator FlaF encodes MYNHSAARAYQDASSNAGSPREREAALLIKAAAKLQRTKSEDSTPAQLDEALTFNRKIWVLFVGELMNEDHEMPKELRQNLVNLGIFTFNHTLRIMTDPESATVDSLININRNIAEGLRSDG; translated from the coding sequence ATGTACAACCATTCAGCGGCTAGAGCTTATCAGGATGCAAGCTCTAACGCAGGCTCTCCCAGAGAGCGAGAGGCAGCCTTGTTGATCAAGGCAGCCGCCAAACTGCAGCGGACCAAGTCCGAAGACAGCACGCCCGCTCAACTGGACGAAGCTCTGACCTTCAACAGAAAGATCTGGGTCCTCTTTGTTGGCGAACTCATGAACGAAGATCATGAAATGCCTAAAGAATTGCGGCAGAATCTGGTCAATCTCGGCATCTTCACATTCAACCATACGCTGCGAATCATGACAGATCCCGAGTCGGCCACCGTTGATAGCCTGATCAACATCAACCGCAATATCGCTGAAGGCCTGCGCTCCGACGGCTAG
- a CDS encoding histidine phosphatase family protein — MLRLFLLRHAKSSWSDPSLHDFDRPLNKRGQRDAPKIGRVMKARHYNPDRILCSSAQRTKETMAGIIPSLTGDVSLRLLDALYEGNNPDYLSLLKENARNSKNLMIVGHNTGLQDIAVELAGSGDPELIMQMRVKYPTAALAILEFNCGDWNDISKKSGHLLDFIKPKDIAHDEEELIVENPAPTFFRR, encoded by the coding sequence ATGCTTAGGCTTTTTCTGCTGCGACACGCAAAATCATCCTGGTCGGACCCATCTCTGCACGACTTTGATCGCCCGCTTAACAAACGCGGCCAGAGAGACGCCCCAAAGATCGGACGTGTCATGAAAGCACGCCACTATAATCCGGACCGTATCCTGTGCTCTTCGGCACAGCGCACCAAGGAAACCATGGCAGGGATCATCCCCAGCCTCACCGGCGATGTCAGCCTGAGGCTGCTGGATGCTCTGTACGAAGGCAACAATCCCGATTATCTCTCCCTCCTCAAGGAGAATGCCAGAAACAGCAAGAATCTGATGATCGTGGGTCACAATACCGGCCTTCAGGACATTGCTGTCGAGCTGGCCGGATCGGGGGATCCTGAGCTAATCATGCAGATGCGCGTGAAATATCCCACCGCCGCCCTTGCTATTCTGGAATTCAATTGCGGCGACTGGAATGACATTTCCAAAAAGTCCGGCCATCTGCTGGACTTCATCAAGCCAAAAGACATCGCTCATGACGAAGAAGAGCTGATTGTCGAAAATCCTGCCCCGACCTTCTTTCGCCGCTAG